In Humulus lupulus chromosome 7, drHumLupu1.1, whole genome shotgun sequence, the following are encoded in one genomic region:
- the LOC133791203 gene encoding serine/arginine-rich splicing factor SR45a isoform X1: MMSYSRRSRYSRSPSPIKRYGRSISRSLSRSRSRSRSRSPMSDVENPGNNLYVTGLSPRITKRELEKHFSTEGTVVDVHLVVDPWTRESRGFGFVTMSKLEEADRCIKYLNRSVLEGRVITVEKARRRRGRTPTPGRYLGLRTIHVRRGTPSHSPRRSPSYSPYRGSLSRSPGSSSDRSRSISYSPDYRRRRSHRRRSYSPYDSRRRSYSRSRSPYSRSPVRHRDRAYSPCDSRDYSPDGRYYGSRYRWRDYSPDDRYYVRRYRSRDYSPDDHYYERRHRYCSVSPSVSPRVRGSSRRSYSRSPSPRPKISRRSYSRSVSPDRRSVSRSISPSRSSLKSGKRSYSRSRSRSRSVSATSRSDTPS; encoded by the exons ATG ATGTCGTACTCCAGAAGGTCAAG GTATTCTCGCTCGCCATCCCCGATCAAGCGATACGGTCGGTCTATCTCGAGGTCTTTGTCCAGATCAAGGTCGAGAAGTCGATCCAG GAGTCCAATGAGTGATGTTGAGAATCCGGGTAACAATTTGTACGTTACCGGGCTGTCGCCTCGGATCACGAAGAGAGAACTCGAGAAGCACTTTTCAACAGAGGGGACG gTGGTGGATGTGCATCTTGTGGTTGATCCCTGGACAAGAGAATCTCGTGGGTTTGGGTTTGTAACAATGTCGAAACTTGAAGAGGCTGATCGCTGTATCAAGTACTTGAACCGTTCTGTACTTGAAGGCCGTGTTATTACGGTGGAGAAG GCTAGGAGAAGAAGAGGGCGTACTCCAACTCCAGGACGGTATCTTGGCCTCAGAACAATACACG TAAGGAGAGGAACTCCAAGCCACTCTCCTCGTCGTTCTCCTAGCTATTCTCCTTACCGAGGGAGTCTGAGCCGCTCACCTGGATCATCATCTGACAGAAGTAGAAGCATATCATACTCTCCCGATTACCGACGCAGAAGATCACACAGGCGCAGGTCATACTCACCATATGATAGCCGACGCCGATCCTATTCTCGGTCAAGGTCTCCTTATAGCAGGTCACCAGTGCGCCACCGTGACCGGGCCTACTCGCCATGTGATTCAAGGGACTACTCACCAGATGGCCGTTATTACGGAAGCAGGTATCGCTGGAGGGACTACTCACCAGATGACCGTTATTATGTAAGAAGATATCGCTCCAGGGACTACTCACCAGATGACCACTACTATGAACGAAGGCACCGGTACTGTTCTGTATCCCCTAGTGTTTCACCCAGGGTGAGGGGAAGCTCGAGAAGGAGCTACTCACGTAGTCCCTCACCTAGACCTAAGATTTCCAGGAGGAGCTACTCCCGAAGTGTTTCACCAGATAGGCGGAGTGTTTCTCGAAGCATTTCTCCTAGCCGGAGTAGCTTAAAGTCTGGGAAACGTAGCTACTCTAGGAGCAGGAGCCGGAGCCGGAGTGTCAGCGCAACTTCAAGGTCAGATACTCCGTCTTGA
- the LOC133791203 gene encoding serine/arginine-rich splicing factor SR45a isoform X2 translates to MSYSRRSRYSRSPSPIKRYGRSISRSLSRSRSRSRSRSPMSDVENPGNNLYVTGLSPRITKRELEKHFSTEGTVVDVHLVVDPWTRESRGFGFVTMSKLEEADRCIKYLNRSVLEGRVITVEKARRRRGRTPTPGRYLGLRTIHVRRGTPSHSPRRSPSYSPYRGSLSRSPGSSSDRSRSISYSPDYRRRRSHRRRSYSPYDSRRRSYSRSRSPYSRSPVRHRDRAYSPCDSRDYSPDGRYYGSRYRWRDYSPDDRYYVRRYRSRDYSPDDHYYERRHRYCSVSPSVSPRVRGSSRRSYSRSPSPRPKISRRSYSRSVSPDRRSVSRSISPSRSSLKSGKRSYSRSRSRSRSVSATSRSDTPS, encoded by the exons ATGTCGTACTCCAGAAGGTCAAG GTATTCTCGCTCGCCATCCCCGATCAAGCGATACGGTCGGTCTATCTCGAGGTCTTTGTCCAGATCAAGGTCGAGAAGTCGATCCAG GAGTCCAATGAGTGATGTTGAGAATCCGGGTAACAATTTGTACGTTACCGGGCTGTCGCCTCGGATCACGAAGAGAGAACTCGAGAAGCACTTTTCAACAGAGGGGACG gTGGTGGATGTGCATCTTGTGGTTGATCCCTGGACAAGAGAATCTCGTGGGTTTGGGTTTGTAACAATGTCGAAACTTGAAGAGGCTGATCGCTGTATCAAGTACTTGAACCGTTCTGTACTTGAAGGCCGTGTTATTACGGTGGAGAAG GCTAGGAGAAGAAGAGGGCGTACTCCAACTCCAGGACGGTATCTTGGCCTCAGAACAATACACG TAAGGAGAGGAACTCCAAGCCACTCTCCTCGTCGTTCTCCTAGCTATTCTCCTTACCGAGGGAGTCTGAGCCGCTCACCTGGATCATCATCTGACAGAAGTAGAAGCATATCATACTCTCCCGATTACCGACGCAGAAGATCACACAGGCGCAGGTCATACTCACCATATGATAGCCGACGCCGATCCTATTCTCGGTCAAGGTCTCCTTATAGCAGGTCACCAGTGCGCCACCGTGACCGGGCCTACTCGCCATGTGATTCAAGGGACTACTCACCAGATGGCCGTTATTACGGAAGCAGGTATCGCTGGAGGGACTACTCACCAGATGACCGTTATTATGTAAGAAGATATCGCTCCAGGGACTACTCACCAGATGACCACTACTATGAACGAAGGCACCGGTACTGTTCTGTATCCCCTAGTGTTTCACCCAGGGTGAGGGGAAGCTCGAGAAGGAGCTACTCACGTAGTCCCTCACCTAGACCTAAGATTTCCAGGAGGAGCTACTCCCGAAGTGTTTCACCAGATAGGCGGAGTGTTTCTCGAAGCATTTCTCCTAGCCGGAGTAGCTTAAAGTCTGGGAAACGTAGCTACTCTAGGAGCAGGAGCCGGAGCCGGAGTGTCAGCGCAACTTCAAGGTCAGATACTCCGTCTTGA